Sequence from the Hylaeus volcanicus isolate JK05 chromosome 1, UHH_iyHylVolc1.0_haploid, whole genome shotgun sequence genome:
GAAAATTTGGCGAGAGCAGCGGTGCATGCCAAAAGTGCATAAAATAGCTATTCTCCGTATTTCATGGCATCCAGAGGACGATAAAATATTCTCCGGAGTACACTTTGTACGGAAATTCATTCGTCCGAGAGCTCGTAGATATTACGCGCTTAATATACCAAAGGGAGTCGTTGCATCTGACAGTCCGCTCGTCCGAGTATGCGAATTTCAAGAAGGTCATCCAAACCTCCATGGAATTTGTATTGGAACAGCACCAAACGTTGAACATCTTGACAAGTTGATCGCGGTGCAATTTACGACATTTCAACGAAAAGTTTTGGGTGGTATCGAATGCAATATCCATTACTACATACCGCTTGTTCGATTACTCTGCTCTGTACCGCGTCTTATACTTTCACGTTTAAACTTTTCGGTGCTttgcgcgagtatactcgtcaaattattttgttcttgtcgtgctcaagacgagATAAGATTCTTGAGTAACGTCgccaaataattaaatcactACTCCACCAGTTTTCACTAACACATGCGTTATATCTTGGAAAATTCTCATATTTATCCAATTAAAGCCATTTTCTTTTAGTTTCTAGAatcgcgtttctttcttttaaatgaatatcCAGTAACGAACTCTACACTCttcgatttaatttccaacAACATTCGAACGAAGCAATGTGCCCGTATTTGAAATGAAGagcattattttcaaatgatcTCGTCAAGCATCAAACGTTTTCAACTTATagttcgaaacaattttaagaatttcacttaaaaacaaatttcaacaaattccaTTGTAACATAATTTCAAACTATTGGTGGGTAAATTACGGGTGAATTCAATGATTCCAATATAACATGTGCGCATGTAGTGGCTCTGGCTGATCAAATACGTACTCAAATACATTGAGCCACATTAATATTCAGATacttaacattttcattttgtcgCTTTGTAACTTTATctatgataaaatataaagtaattgaGGTACAACGAGTCTGGCTAGTAAAAGTATAgagtttatgtatttaattcataatattcttaataaattaacaacaTCAACGGCAACGCTGAGACAACTAAAAAAGTAACGGAGcaatattgaaatagaaaagatGTTATTCGTAAAAAAGGATACCCgacgaaatattcgaattttaGTAtgcattcaaatattaaagtaacgtaAAAATTAGACATTATTTTGATAGAGATTTCTTTGATAAAAAccattataaatgaaatggaTAATCTTTGTACATAATTAACTAGACCCATcgttttaatacaatattcgAATTACTTTATCCTTCATTCTAGACAAAGTTGTTACACAGTACGAATTGCAAAGTGCCCGAATACTAGTTACTCGCTATACTTTTTACTAAATTACGAAGATGATTTTAAGCCAGCTATCCAGAGCGTTTAATGCTTATCCAATACCTTTGCAAGTGATgatgttttatttgattttatttaattcgtcgaAATTATTGCGAATACACGATAACTcacacaaaacaaaatatgcgCCACTAAACGAACGACCTTTCATCAGACGACCGGTGGATTGTCTGATATTTTTCTGACATCTTTTTGAAACGATAAAATCCGATGAAATCTAATCAGTTTACTCACCGAACGGCAGGCCGAGTCCGAGAAAAACCAATACGACACAAAGAATCCACaaaaattttgcatttttcttaGTACACATGGTGCGCGGTGCTCTTATCAATCGTTTTCAAACACCCGTGCCGTATCGCGCGGCCACTTGCGCGGCTCTGAGAGTTCCTCGTTAGATTTCGAGTTTGAATCTCGGTCTTTCTCTGTTTCGCTCTTCCTCCCTCACGCAGCCACCGAAAGAGCAGTTCAGCGCCTGCCCGCTGACAACATTATTCCGAGGGTACGTGGTGTAAGTGGCGCCACATTGCAGATAGTTTGCGAAACCCTTATACGGCAAACCTGGTGGATAAACGAGGTAGGTAAAGTAATTTGATttccgtttaaaaaatgtcagtAGACAATTACCTGGGTAATTGATAGctgaaaataaagtaacaatTTGCTATAATGtgagaaagaaatgtttccaTAATTATATGTAACAATGATCAAACAGGTTCAGCGGTTTTGCAGGTTCCTTTAGAATCGATGGTGGTAAAGCAGATATTCCTAATGCCGTTTCCGTAGCAATTTTGCTACATTATTCTATCTACAGATATTGTATGGAATAAACTATAGACACTCAACAAACACTAATACGAATGCTAAATCGTTTGTATACGATAATACGTCCAATATTATATGTCACATAGCTGTGTATCTGTCGGTTAcacaatttctaaattttctgtaTTACCAGCATGCATTATTTACATGAATTTATCAAGATAGCGTATAATTATGATTCCTTATGGAACTTTTTGTATGAGAAGAAAGTGGTTCATAGCAGAATATGTCCAAAGTGTTAGAATGACTTAGCTCTAGCTAATGCTTCCGGAAATCGTTTATTTCATTGCACGAACAcctattttagaaaatattatagatcCTCAAACTGGTGTTCCcacataaaatatgaaaagattGTGGAGGGATACGAGACCAAATATTCATCGctataggattcgtgaatatCATTATACGAATTACGTcgcagaaattttatttaaaagaatttaaatactgattaaattttcattttacatactCCTCAACTGTTTCTTATATTAAGACCACAGTAACCATCTATtcattattgatttattatatgatttttatattctaataactttttaataaagaacaaaCGACGGCTAAAATCTCTTGGATGTTATTCAAGGGAGTGACCTTGACAACATATGtcaattatgaattaaaaatatatatattctatttattattttgtgaagGAAATGCAGTCAAGTCCATTGTTAATACTTTGCTTTCCAAACACTCGCCAACCTGTGATTTAGAGGAaaagatattaacaaattttaaaatacataaaacagaaaccatatataaatatgaacgtACGTCAGGGGAAATTCCAATTAACGCATCAGCatgcgaataaaattcttctttcaaagATATAACAATAGTTTGTAAGGAGCTTGTTTTATTGCGTATGTAACTGGCAACTTTTCCGATATTAGTATTATCTAAGGCAGCATCAATTTCATCCAAGACAAAAAATGGTGCAGGTTGGAAACtgtaattataacaaaattagatTATACCttgaatacaataaaaacaatgaaggaccaaaataatatatacataattaccTATGAATTGCAAACAATAGAGCTAATGCTGCAACAGTTTTTTCTCCTCCAGATAGATTAGACATTGGCTGAAATCGTTTCCCTGGTGCTACACAATTGTAGTTAATACCATCCAAATAAGGTTCTTCTGGATTCTCAGGGCCAAGAAATGCTTGAGCGGATTGATTTTTTGCTAAACTCTgatataatgtaaattttcatatattattttaacttctGTTTACAATGTATGtgtagattgtctatttaaatataaatataaactgaCCTTATAAATCGGATCAATTTCGTTAGCTACATGCTCGAAACAGGCCATAAATCTGTCGTGtctttccttctttattttctcaaattgtGTTTTTGCCTTTTTTGCTTTCTTACGAGATTGTTCAAATTCTTCGTTAGTCTCTTGTAATTTCTCTTTTGCAagatgtaatttttgtattgccTTCATATTGGGGGCTTGAATGCGTTGAATAGTACCTTGCAAATCATTAATCATCTTTGTTAGTTTGTCATATGTTTTTTTAACACAATCTTCATCTAAATCTTTTAATCTGTCGCTAAGAAGCTCATAATCTATAGTAATTTGTCTTTCACGTTCGTATTGTTGCAGAGTACTAGACGATAAGTCGTTACTGGTTTCTGAGCTATTAGTCGTAGATTCGCGAGCTATATCTTCCATATTTCCATGGAGCATCGGAATTGCAATATCTTCCATCTTGCACTGCATTAAAATAGCATGGCGTTCGGCtcttatttgttcaattttcgaCTCGATACCATTCATCTGTTTTTGAGCAGCTTGAATAGTCTTTGCAATTGCTCCAACATCACGCCTAGCTTTACCTATTTCGTCGTCTTTTTGATCAACTTCTAGTTTCTTTGCATTTCGTTCTGTTTTCAGTTGTTCCATTTGAGTCTCATCATTATCTATTTCTGCCTTTTGTTTCGATTCAGTTTGTCGTGCAGTTTCAAGTTTATCTTCCGCATCTTGAACAGCACGTTCCCAGCGCAAAACGTTATTCTCCGTATCGCGTTGTCTTTCAAAGTCTAATTGATTGTAAATGCGATTACACTGATTTTCAAACTCCATTCTCTTCTTTGCTCTTTCTTGTTGCGATCGTAATTCCCTTTCTTCGTACTGACGAATATTAGATACGCCTATTTGTTCACAAAAGCTAGCGAATACATCGTCCTCgacattattcattttttctttaatattttgtatttcttgaTCTCTTTCCGCCATTGTCGTTTCAATCGCAGTTATTGTTGGACCAAACatattcaattcattttgaagagaatctaatttcacttcaAGTTCTGCAATTTGCTTTTGAGTGGCAACCAAATCgcttttactatattttaaacgtGTTTCTAAACCGCGTATTTGAGATTCAACTGTATTTAATTCTGATtcttttcgtgattttttcaaagaatcgCGTAGCTCTTccgttaatttttctttttgtgtcTTAAGTTGTGACATCTGTTTTTCATCCCATCTTTTTGCTTTCTTGGCCAAATCCAAACTGCCACCGGATATAATTCCGCCTTTTTGATAAAATGTTCCGTCCAATGCAACACAATCATATCTTGCTTTTTTATCTATCTCATAGGCTACTTTGTTTGCATCTTCGGGTGTCTCGCATACGAGAGCGTTATTTGTAGCAAATAAGACGGCCCTGTCGATATCTTTAGGCGAGAAATGTAAAACATCGTACAATAATTTTACGTTCTTGGGTTCTTGTATGTTCCTTAGTCTTTCTTTCAGTGGTTTCGCTTGAATATAATCCAGTGGAAGGAATGTTTCTGGTTCAAGATACTGCTCTTTTAAATATTGGATACATTGTCTTGCTGTTTTTTCAGTATCCACAACAATTGCTTCCATATATTTTCCAAGAACTTTAGTGATGGCAACATTGTATCTCTTATGGATAGGTTGACACATATTGTACATGCGATCATACACACCAGGGAAAAGACGTTTAAAATTCTCGAcaatttcagttttctttttatttcttgataCCTCATGTTTATCAACTTTAGCATCGCCAAGTTGTtcggaaatattttctaattctctTTGAATGGTCTGTATTCTGTCTTTTGAAGTACGGACATCGGACTGTAAATCACCTCTTAATTTTTTCTGATCTTCTAACGCGGCTTCGGATGTTCGTATGTGTTCTTCTAGCTTTTCTACTCTTTTAAGAGCTTCGTCTCGCTCGTGTCCtctttgtttatgtttattttcgatttcagTCTTCTTTCTTCCTTCATTATCAAGCCTGTCTTGATCAGATTTTTGTTCGCGATTAATTGAATCAAGGAGTTGTAGGTATCTTGCAGATTGCTTGCCTGCCTCCTCTTTCAAGCGATTGTATTCTTTAACCTGTTCATCTTCCAATTGCACGTCTCTACCCTGCAATTGTGACTGTCCAGCTATGCTTGCTTCGTAAGCTGCTTTAGCTTCCTCAACTTGCCGCAATTCTTCTTGAAGTTCATGTATATCTTTCTTGTGAGCTTCGTCTGCAGTGCGCGCTTGTGCTAACGATTTTCGAGCAGATTCGACTTTCTTTTGCATATGTGCAACTCGTTCTTTAGCTTTAATAAACGTAGGtcttttctttgtaatttCAGCTTCTACTTCTCGAATAtcttgttctattttagcaAGATCACGTGTTAATTTACCagcttccttctttttttcttttaataattcctctgctttctctctttttttttcaattttttctatttcgtgttgtttcttcttttgtaaaacttctaaattttctatagatttttcattatgaaataaacgaaacaattgcAACTCAACTTGTTTTTCCACATACTCTTCCTTCaatcgttgatatttttcggcttcttctttctctaattttgcttcttttctttctgcagcaattcctttcttcttttgatATGAAAATTGCGTTTCTTCCTCTGCTTTCAGCATTTCTGTTCTTAATCTTTCATATTCTGCTTTCAACACCCCAGAATTACTGATTTCTTCAAAAAGTGCAGTACGTTCTTTTGGATTTTTCATAGCTATTGATTCAACAGCCCCTTGGAAtactaaaaaattttttgcTTTGACGTTAATACCTAACTGTTCTAACTCGTTTAGGTATACTTGGCTGGTAACAATCTATGCATGAAAGgtaaaagttgttcaaaatattctatttataaatagttaaataattcaatacttattgaaaattatattaaactaacattattatttattctatattctgAGGATGAGCTTTGTACAGAACGCATAAAACTCTTTTCTGTACCATCTTCTAATTCGAAGACTGCTGTGACGGATGCACtgtaattcatataaatttcaaatttattatacgttCATAACAATGTTGACAAGAAGTGTAATGGcttgaaatggaaatatttttaaattccaaatttcttGGAAAGTGACATACAAACTTATGTACTTGTAGCCtaatggaagaaataaaaaatacctgCGAGCGACTGGCATTTCTATTGATGCACCATGAATCAGCTCGCTTAATCTTTTCACACGCAAACTACTTGTCTTTTCTCCCATAACGAAACTAATTGCATCCATGCAATTCGACTTTCCTGTATAGAAGGAATTTGATGATACCatatgaataatgaatataatttataaagtaaacgtaacaaattgtattaaataaaaacatagcCAGATCACTACGCCGCGTAAATCGTAAACTTGCCAACGTAACTTACCAGAGCCATTAGGACCGACAACTGCAGTAAATGGTTTAAGAGGTCCTATAATGAGTCTTCCTTTGtacgatttaaaattatctACTTCAATATATTTCAGTGAAGCTGgcattttggaaataaataagtaaatccACAAGTGTTCACGAACAACAACAAACTAAAGTACTTCGCGGTTTCGATAAACTATAGGAAGAGAGGAAGAGGGGAAGCAAGAGTCGCAACCCTCAACCGACACAAGTATGCCGCTAGATGTCGCAACCAacatgaaattattcaaaacataaattctcttcttttctcaCCATATTGTACAtcataattatcataattcaacATCTAAGTAAtgatttttacattaacaATTCACTTCATctagttatttaaataaataaaatacagaaaatgtaACGCCATCTATCGGCGAACTGTCCAAGTTTATCGTGAAATAGTTCCATCTTTTCgtcgctagatggcgccacattttttaatattttcatttatttaaatatttgatgtcAGTCAATTATTAGTCTTTAAATCAACAATTGGATgttgaattatgataattatgatgtaaaattacatttatattccgAGAAAAGCAGagaatttatgttttgaataattacatGTCGGTTGCGACATCTAGCGGCGCGAGGTGgaaactatttcacgacaaacCTGGGCGGTTCGCtgagagatggcgccacatttttctgtatttttttatttaataatatgatatatattaaggaataaatatgaaaaattagttcggacaccgccgcgagatggcgataccgtTTTCGTGTCCATTATCTTGTTATATGctcttatacatatatagaaatatatgaTTCCAatgaatttaacgaataataaactaTGTAGCatacgaaattcaagaaatacgAAAAGCGAGCGTACGAAATTTCTAGCCTAACGACTCGACCATCAGCCGCTCTCGGAATTCGGCTTAGGGACTCCGGCAGgagagttcggcgataataccTGGACGCCAATTACGAGCGGGAGAGTACAGAatgatttttccatttccaagattgaaaattgtaaaatattgtaaaatgaagaattgTATTATGTTCTTTTGTGTAATTCCGTTCATTCTGAATTCCTGTTACAATTATCCATTCCTGATCCTCTGTATAACCATGTTCCTCACAATAAACCTTTGTCTGTCCAGAATCTTAATCCTTCAATACTTAATCATGGCTACAGTTCTACTTTTGACTCTCGAAAAAACTATTTTAGAGATATTCGGAATATAGAATCCAATGGTgggaaataatgaaaacttgATCAACCCTTCTAACACAAACCTTTATTTATCTTGATTTTATAGCTTCGAAACGTTAGGTTGTCATGAAAGGTGGCGGAACGTTAGTGGCAGGAATTGTAATTTAAGCACGGTTTCCACCATCCCTGGCAAAGATCGATATGATTGCAATACGTCTCCACAATCGAGGGTGCATAATATTATTAGTGAACTGAGAACGCACCCTCGACTGTCGCGTGTCTTTTAAAAGACACAATTTTGCACGTGCGATATTTTTCTCCGTTTGGAACGCGATGGGTGCAATTTCTCTATGTCATATCAGAGAagttgagaaaaataaatatttttgtattttctgtaAGGACTTATCATGATACACATTCTCCGAACTCAATACGCGCGTCATTCAAATCTTTTGCCAATTTAGAGTTTTACAGTAGAATAAATGGCCATGCATTATAGAtccatgaatttttctaaacaaatgctattgtattatggacaaaaatattcaaggttccattttaaacaaattaatttgtttgttaaatcTCTCCCACTACttcacttaaaataaaattatttacatgaGATATTTAACTATTATGATTCGAACAAAACACACTGTATATACTCGATTCCAGTCTTTAGTTGATTTATCTaccaattttattaacaactATTTGACTATTTTACTATTTGAAGAAGATAAAAAGGAATCATAACATATACGTGGTTAAGATCGTTGTCACGTTCATTGTACATGTTTCCATCCATTTTTCCCATCAAACAACTGGATCAAACAACTTTCCCATCACTTTTGGGGAAAATTATACCAACGTTTCTTGTTGTATAGGTGACACTGCGAATAGTCCTGCATGAGTTTGACTATAGTTACTATATGGATTTgtcatttgtaaatttatgGTTATTGCAAGTTCATGTTACGGTACATGATAcatgtttaaagaaaaacgttaattaattaaaatttgtttaaattgcgCTATTTCAATCTATACTTTGTACAATGCTGCATTAGATCCTGAAAAGAATGCATTTTAGTgcaaaaaattctcaaaaatgttccattaataaaagaaaagaaaacaattctttCCTCAACTTACTGGTACTTCACTAGTAATTCCGCTATTGCTAGGCCAGGAAAATTTGTCCTAAACCTCGAAGGATGACATCATCATAAAATAGGATACTGTATTCCTTATAAGCTGCAAAGGAAGCtccaatgaaaatgataacTCAACCCCTCTTATGGTatcgataagaaaattaatataccgTGGAAAACCCTTCGATGGATGCGAAATAGAAACAAGaaatactgaaaataaaaggttCGCTGCACCTAACCATGATGATtagcaacaatttttgtatggCTACTGATAATTTGTACCAGTTAGTATTGTATCTGTAAATGTTACGATAATCGTgaagtaaaaattgtgtaaGATAATTTCGTTTAGTTGTCAGTGGTGTTTAACGCTTACATTATAATGGAGAGGTTGTTCGCGACATCCAACAGTTGCTGTACCAAATAGTTTATGTAAAACATGTACACCAACTCAGAAATCGAAAACAGTAGAGACATCACGAGCTCTTCGAAATCGTGGGTCAAAAATATTGCTTGAGACAGCTGGAAAGCATGAGTACACGCGGATAGAAGCACGAAATGGAATATATCGATTAACTGGTTgatcatttaataattaaaaaaatatacatataatattaagcACGGGTTCTCACTTGGTGatattttcgaacaaaagAAGTTTGGCTTCGATTATTCACATCGATCCATTTTATTAGTTTACAATATTACTTACTTCAGATTTTAGTAgataacattaattttcatttgttatttttccaGGAATTATGTATATCTAAATAATCTTGCAATATCAATATTACTAACTTTCGTTCGAgttattttttactacttGACCTTTGTTGTAATCTTTCTTGCAACTTTGTGTTTTCATTGTTAATACTAAACAATTATattcacatttaattatacatcCTACAGAAGTGACCTGAAGCATCGTCTAATAAAAATGCGTCTCTTGTATGTATGTTATTCCTAAAAGTTTTGCTCGAAAATATCAATAAGGAAAGTGTACGTGACAAGTAAACGAAGAGAATTAATTACTcacgcgataaaaattaacgCTTAAGGACAGAACACCGAGGATAAGGAGAATCAAGTACGAGGCTTCGAACTTCACTTTCAAATCTAGGGCGAACCTTCGCGGGCAGATAAGATTAatcgaaagtaaaataataaacatgcGGTAGTGATTAACGAAATAGGTGCAAAGTGTTGTAAGAAAATAAGAGAACATCCGGCTCTCTCGAGCAACGAGAAAACGTTTTGTAGAAAACGTTTTTGTATAAGAACAACTTACATCTAACCATACATTTGTTAATAGTATTTAACAAGCTATTGTTATACTTTAATGTTCAGactaaattgaaaattttaagcaTATTTCGGTTGCCAAAATCTATGGAGAATGTATGTAAATAGTCGACAAAATtctgtattaatattattatttaaatatcaatacCGATAAAGTGGCTTAAACAGACACGTTTATTGTACTTTTTTGCTCTgataacaacaaaaatagtttAGTCAATTTATCGTGTAATGTTGATGCgctatgtaaaattattgtataatgatatattttcgtaGGTTCTTAGAAGAAAGGTTCGAGTGcgttaaaatatgaaattggcAGTGTTAACGgctattaaaatatgaattctcTACACCAAAGAAGCACGGAATTTGATCATTACATGTAATACAATGCCGTTAAACGAATACTGACTTTGTCGCCTTTTTATGTGCAACTACTGCACTTACTAAACACCTCGTACTGTTTCTATCCAAATAATCTTGCGAAACAGATGGCCATTCACATCCCACAGAAACTGCTTCTTCGATATAATAACTGTAAATAGCAGCAAATAATTAGTCGAAGTATGTTACGATTAGAAAACTGATTGCGAGTCATCTTTGTGTCATCGTACAATTCGAGAGATCTGTGAGCGAAAAATTCAGGTTGTCTCGATCATAGATTGAAcgacagtggttgaaaacCAACTTACTAAAATACAGGAAAggcaaaactaatttattattaacgtaaGACTGATCTCATAGCTCAGCAACCAATGTAATCAAACCAAAATGTATCCATACTCGCTCActtccgtttgattacatttaaaaatgaaaaacgtaaCCGGAATGGTTTTCAACCATAAAAAATCACTTCACATTTGTTAGTAATTCGAgcaaaatgatatttttaccTCGTAATTTCAAACAAGCCCGCTGCATGCTGTAGCCACATGATGTACACCGTCTCTGTGGCTATAAAGACAGATGCGCAATAGAATAGTGACAAGTTCTTATGAAATGCAAGTAAATAGAagtatttttcttcgtcgatcaAGTATTCCATCTCTATTGGAAAATAGTCTTTTCGAGTCTCGTTCAATGGCACGTCTGTGATCACAATAAAGGATGCGATATAGAATATCGATACAACAATCGCTGACGGATAAACAAACACTGAAATAGATTCACGACTTAAGGATCACAGGTACATGTCACAAATTGCAACTGATTAGTAGAGTAGAATTAAGTACACAGATcgctataaaaatatttttatccaattGAGTTTTTccatatacaattattaagtCGTTACGAATACTAGTGTTGTAATTCACACATTACTTGCATCGACTAAACAAAAGTATATGATTTACAATCAGAGctgtaaattcttaattacaattacaaaacgaTTACTTGGCCAAGTAATTGAATAACTGgtaatggtaaaaaaaaagtaatcaacaattacttaaataattgctttctaattccaaagtaattgttccaaattgtaataaattccaaaataattattactttacaGCTCTGTTtactatgtattattaaaaagtatacgAAATAATAGATCGTCTTCgcaatcaaatttaaaatgatagaactaaaataattattaattatcaaagtgagcaattttcatttcgaataacaatCAAAGAACAAGGCCCCATAAATGCCCCAGAATTATTCTTGCGTAAGAACTAAAATAATTCGTCATTCacgaataaatgaaagtttaggtattcgaacgaaacgccCAACTCTGATATCAAGAGCATTATTCATCTTACTGGCGTACAACGTTGAGTACTGTTTTCCAATACAGGCGTGTTTCACCAGAATCTTATGTATCTCGTCGTGATTCGTATCCCAGTCGCATCTTACGCGGTCCATAAATTCCTTGATCTAGATTTTCAATCGTCTTTACATAGTGATTATCGTGCGTAAACATAActgggaattttttttacaactcACTGTATCggcctgataccaaaatgcaTTGTACTTTAAAAGCGAACCCGTGTACATTATTATGGGCGATAGATTTTTCAACAGTAGCGACATTGTCAACTTGGCGGTTTTGAAGACCATCAACTGAAAGAAGCGCGTTAGATTTCATGCGAGCACGCC
This genomic interval carries:
- the LOC128884603 gene encoding structural maintenance of chromosomes protein 1A-like isoform X1; this translates as MKNPKERTALFEEISNSGVLKAEYERLRTEMLKAEEETQFSYQKKKGIAAERKEAKLEKEEAEKYQRLKEEYVEKQVELQLFRLFHNEKSIENLEVLQKKKQHEIEKIEKKREKAEELLKEKKKEAGKLTRDLAKIEQDIREVEAEITKKRPTFIKAKERVAHMQKKVESARKSLAQARTADEAHKKDIHELQEELRQVEEAKAAYEASIAGQSQLQGRDVQLEDEQVKEYNRLKEEAGKQSARYLQLLDSINREQKSDQDRLDNEGRKKTEIENKHKQRGHERDEALKRVEKLEEHIRTSEAALEDQKKLRGDLQSDVRTSKDRIQTIQRELENISEQLGDAKVDKHEVSRNKKKTEIVENFKRLFPGVYDRMYNMCQPIHKRYNVAITKVLGKYMEAIVVDTEKTARQCIQYLKEQYLEPETFLPLDYIQAKPLKERLRNIQEPKNVKLLYDVLHFSPKDIDRAVLFATNNALVCETPEDANKVAYEIDKKARYDCVALDGTFYQKGGIISGGSLDLAKKAKRWDEKQMSQLKTQKEKLTEELRDSLKKSRKESELNTVESQIRGLETRLKYSKSDLVATQKQIAELEVKLDSLQNELNMFGPTITAIETTMAERDQEIQNIKEKMNNVEDDVFASFCEQIGVSNIRQYEERELRSQQERAKKRMEFENQCNRIYNQLDFERQRDTENNVLRWERAVQDAEDKLETARQTESKQKAEIDNDETQMEQLKTERNAKKLEVDQKDDEIGKARRDVGAIAKTIQAAQKQMNGIESKIEQIRAERHAILMQCKMEDIAIPMLHGNMEDIARESTTNSSETSNDLSSSTLQQYERERQITIDYELLSDRLKDLDEDCVKKTYDKLTKMINDLQGTIQRIQAPNMKAIQKLHLAKEKLQETNEEFEQSRKKAKKAKTQFEKIKKERHDRFMACFEHVANEIDPIYKSLAKNQSAQAFLGPENPEEPYLDGINYNCVAPGKRFQPMSNLSGGEKTVAALALLFAIHSFQPAPFFVLDEIDAALDNTNIGKVASYIRNKTSSLQTIVISLKEEFYSHADALIGISPDVGECLESKVLTMDLTAFPSQNNK
- the LOC128884603 gene encoding structural maintenance of chromosomes protein 1A-like isoform X2, yielding MPASLKYIEVDNFKSYKGRLIIGPLKPFTAVVGPNGSGKSNCMDAISFVMGEKTSSLRVKRLSELIHGASIEMPVARSASVTAVFELEDGTEKSFMRSVQSSSSEYRINNNIVTSQVYLNELEQLGINVKAKNFLVFQGAVESIAMKNPKERTALFEEISNSGVLKAEYERLRTEMLKAEEETQFSYQKKKGIAAERKEAKLEKEEAEKYQRLKEEYVEKQVELQLFRLFHNEKSIENLEVLQKKKQHEIEKIEKKREKAEELLKEKKKEAGKLTRDLAKIEQDIREVEAEITKKRPTFIKAKERVAHMQKKVESARKSLAQARTADEAHKKDIHELQEELRQVEEAKAAYEASIAGQSQLQGRDVQLEDEQVKEYNRLKEEAGKQSARYLQLLDSINREQKSDQDRLDNEGRKKTEIENKHKQRGHERDEALKRVEKLEEHIRTSEAALEDQKKLRGDLQSDVRTSKDRIQTIQRELENISEQLGDAKVDKHEVSRNKKKTEIVENFKRLFPGVYDRMYNMCQPIHKRYNVAITKVLGKYMEAIVVDTEKTARQCIQYLKEQYLEPETFLPLDYIQAKPLKERLRNIQEPKNVKLLYDVLHFSPKDIDRAVLFATNNALVCETPEDANKVAYEIDKKARYDCVALDGTFYQKGGIISGGSLDLAKKAKRWDEKQMSQLKTQKEKLTEELRDSLKKSRKESELNTVESQIRGLETRLKYSKSDLVATQKQIAELEVKLDSLQNELNMFGPTITAIETTMAERDQEIQNIKEKMNNVEDDVFASFCEQIGVSNIRQYEERELRSQQERAKKRMEFENQCNRIYNQLDFERQRDTENNVLRWERAVQDAEDKLETARQTESKQKAEIDNDETQMEQLKTERNAKKLEVDQKDDEIGKARRDVGAIAKTIQAAQKQMNGIESKIEQIRAERHAILMQCKMEDIAIPMLHGNMEDIARESTTNSSETSNDLSSSTLQQYERERQITIDYELLSDRLKDLDEDCVKKTYDKLTKMINDLQGTIQRIQAPNMKAIQKLHLAKEKLQETNEEFEQSRKKAKKAKTQFEKIKKERHDRFMACFEHVANEIDPIYKSLAKNQSAQAFLGPENPEEPYLDGINYNCVAPGKRFQPMSNLSGGEKTVAALALLFAIHSFQPAPFFVLDEIDAALDNTNIGKVASYIRNKTSSLQTIVISLKEEFYSHADALIGISPDVGECLESKVLTMDLTAFPSQNNK